The genomic region AGATGAGGCCGCATCCAGCCGCCCGGGGAAAACCGCCGCAGAGAGGCCAGGGAGGCATTTTCGATAATATCTCTTCCGAGAATCAGTCCGGTCGTTTTCCGGTCGTTGGTCAAAAGAGCCAAACCGGAGCGGATGGATTGCGCCGGATTAATCACAGGCATAACCTGGCCGTCAATTCGAACGGTTCCCCGCACGCGTCGGCCGTAAGAACCAAAAAGACCGTGAAGCAGATGAGAATTGCCGGAGCCCTGAAGGCCCGCCAACCCGACGATTTCTCCGGCATGAACCGTAAAGGAGACGCAGTTGACCCAGGGAATCGGGCCGCCCGCCGGTTCAGGGACCGTAAAATCGGACACCTCCAGCCGAACCGGTCCCGGCTGAGACTGATGTCGGGGAAAATGCTGCTGAATCTCCCGCCCGACCATCCATTGGACAAGCCGGTCGGAGGAAAGTTTCGCGGCCTCCTCCGTGCCGATGTAACGTCCATCGCGAAGCACGGTGATGCGGTCAGCGATTTGATAGATTTCCTCCATTTTGTGGGTGATATAAATAATGCCGCAGCCCTTCCGCTTGAGACGGGCAATTATGTCAAACAATTTGCGGACCTCCGGTTCCGTCAACGCACTGGTGGGTTCATCCATCACAAGGATATCGGCGTTATAGGACAGGGCTTTGGCGATTTCGACCATCTGCTGCTGGCCGATGGGCAGGCGGTCCACCGGTTCATCAACCCGGATGGAAAGGCCCAACTCCTCCAGCAGCGACCGGGCGGAAGAACGCATGCGGGCATGACAGACCCAACCCTTTCGATGCACTTCCCGCCCCAGAAAGATATTTTCATAAACACTCATCGACCCGACAAGAGACAATTCCTGATGAATCACCGCAATCCCGGCGGCGGCGGCATCAAGCACAGAACGGAAACGGACAGGTCTGCCCTTGACCTCGATGGTACCGGTGTAATCCGGATAGACACCGCCTACTATTTTCATCAATGTGCTCTTGCCGGCGCCGTTTTCACCGGCGAG from Anaerohalosphaeraceae bacterium harbors:
- a CDS encoding sugar ABC transporter ATP-binding protein, which codes for MEMLLAMKNISKSFGPVEVLKDVCFGLQPGEVHILAGENGAGKSTLMKIVGGVYPDYTGTIEVKGRPVRFRSVLDAAAAGIAVIHQELSLVGSMSVYENIFLGREVHRKGWVCHARMRSSARSLLEELGLSIRVDEPVDRLPIGQQQMVEIAKALSYNADILVMDEPTSALTEPEVRKLFDIIARLKRKGCGIIYITHKMEEIYQIADRITVLRDGRYIGTEEAAKLSSDRLVQWMVGREIQQHFPRHQSQPGPVRLEVSDFTVPEPAGGPIPWVNCVSFTVHAGEIVGLAGLQGSGNSHLLHGLFGSYGRRVRGTVRIDGQVMPVINPAQSIRSGLALLTNDRKTTGLILGRDIIENASLASLRRFSPGGWMRPHLEAETVSRTLQRLRLKADRLTLPVEALSGGNQQKVVLAKWIQTDPKVLLLDEPTRGVDVGAKHEIYQWMNEWTKAGIAIVLITSEMPELLAMSDRILVMHRGCITAHLTRQQATQEKILQAALGQTLLERTIS